Proteins encoded within one genomic window of Prosthecobacter fusiformis:
- the argS gene encoding arginine--tRNA ligase encodes MFRAALTDRLQAAFTAAGIALPEGFSVSVELASDTRFGDYQSNAAMILAKQLKTNPRALAEQIKTALPVDELCSEVSIAGPGFLNFRISPVALATKVQAITADAGCDVVKVAQPKTIVIDFSAPNIAKPMHVGHIRSTFIGDCLARVSRFVGHQVITDNHVGDWGTQFGMIIHGWKTQLNHEELKKHPIQELVRTYKLINAQAKEDEAVLTLCKTELVKLQQGDAENLEIWKECVRLTLVQLEEVYGTLDIEFDHYLGESFYNDALAPLVTDLLAREIATLSEGAAVIFSDGTVGVDDDPFMTRDRETKEWKPLPLIIQKSDGGFLYGTTDLATINYRVQEWKADEIWYVVGAPQQLHFRQVFAAAKRMGHTTEMTHIAFGSILGPDGKMFKTRSGETVGLLEVIEEAIERARAAADEKEQGLSDTEKDEIARIIGGGSVKYAELSQNRLTDYKFSWDKMLSLQGNTAPYLINAYVRTRSIFRKLEGGNVTLTTDVELTEPAEIALAMKLAQFAEATHDVLIDHRPNTLANYLYELANTYHSFYEACHVLNSEGTVRNTRLTLCEATSRVLKTGLGLLGIQTTERM; translated from the coding sequence ATGTTTCGCGCTGCTCTCACTGATCGTCTCCAGGCTGCTTTCACCGCCGCTGGCATTGCTTTGCCAGAAGGCTTTTCCGTTTCTGTTGAACTGGCATCCGATACACGATTTGGGGATTACCAGAGCAATGCGGCTATGATCCTGGCCAAACAGCTCAAGACGAATCCGCGTGCCCTGGCAGAGCAGATCAAGACGGCGCTGCCGGTGGATGAATTGTGCAGCGAGGTGAGCATCGCAGGTCCTGGGTTCTTGAATTTCCGCATCAGCCCTGTGGCCCTGGCTACGAAGGTGCAGGCTATCACCGCTGACGCAGGTTGCGATGTGGTGAAAGTCGCACAGCCGAAGACCATCGTCATCGACTTCAGTGCGCCGAACATCGCCAAGCCCATGCATGTGGGGCACATCAGGAGTACGTTCATTGGGGATTGTCTGGCCCGTGTTTCGCGTTTCGTGGGGCATCAAGTCATCACGGATAACCATGTGGGGGACTGGGGCACGCAGTTTGGCATGATCATTCATGGCTGGAAGACCCAGCTGAACCATGAGGAACTGAAAAAGCACCCGATCCAGGAACTGGTGCGCACTTATAAGCTCATCAATGCACAGGCCAAGGAAGACGAGGCTGTGCTTACCCTGTGCAAAACTGAACTGGTAAAACTCCAGCAGGGTGATGCGGAGAATCTGGAGATCTGGAAGGAATGCGTCCGCCTGACGCTGGTGCAGCTTGAGGAGGTGTATGGCACCCTGGACATCGAGTTCGACCACTACCTGGGTGAGAGTTTCTATAACGACGCCCTGGCCCCGCTGGTGACGGATCTGCTGGCACGTGAAATCGCGACCCTGAGCGAAGGCGCGGCAGTGATCTTCAGCGATGGAACCGTGGGAGTGGATGACGATCCCTTCATGACCCGTGACCGGGAGACGAAGGAGTGGAAGCCGCTGCCTTTGATCATCCAAAAATCCGACGGCGGTTTCCTCTATGGAACGACCGATCTAGCCACGATCAACTACCGTGTGCAGGAATGGAAGGCGGATGAAATCTGGTATGTTGTGGGTGCGCCGCAGCAGCTCCATTTTCGCCAGGTTTTCGCCGCAGCGAAGCGGATGGGTCATACCACCGAGATGACGCACATCGCCTTTGGCAGCATACTCGGCCCGGACGGCAAGATGTTCAAAACGCGGAGTGGTGAAACGGTGGGGCTTCTCGAGGTCATTGAGGAGGCGATCGAACGCGCCCGTGCGGCGGCGGATGAAAAAGAGCAGGGCCTTTCAGATACGGAGAAGGACGAGATCGCTCGCATCATCGGCGGCGGCTCGGTCAAGTATGCGGAACTGAGCCAGAACCGCCTGACGGACTATAAGTTTAGCTGGGACAAGATGCTGTCACTACAGGGGAATACTGCGCCTTATCTCATCAATGCGTATGTGCGCACGCGTTCCATTTTCAGAAAGCTGGAAGGTGGCAATGTCACGCTGACGACTGATGTGGAGCTAACGGAACCGGCGGAAATCGCCCTGGCGATGAAGCTGGCTCAGTTTGCCGAAGCGACGCATGACGTGCTCATTGATCATCGCCCGAATACCCTGGCTAACTACTTGTATGAACTGGCGAATACGTATCACAGCTTCTATGAAGCCTGCCACGTGCTGAACAGCGAAGGCACGGTGCGCAATACGCGTCTAACCTTGTGCGAGGCGACCAGTCGCGTGCTGAAGACGGGCTTGGGGCTGCTGGGCATTCAGACCACGGAGAGGATGTGA
- a CDS encoding metallopeptidase family protein, translating into MRDGRLDTLAASVISETLHSLPTTVREAAKACVIEPVFMSDCIACREEIEDDLLGLFEGCSLLDGEPGTPDQLPRIRLFLDNLWDYTEGNTETFKDEVRVTLLHELGHYLGYDEEQVEERGLG; encoded by the coding sequence ATGCGTGACGGAAGGCTGGATACCCTGGCTGCAAGTGTGATCAGTGAGACTTTGCACAGCCTGCCTACGACTGTGAGGGAGGCCGCGAAGGCCTGTGTCATTGAGCCGGTTTTCATGTCCGACTGCATTGCCTGCAGGGAGGAGATCGAAGATGACTTGCTGGGTCTGTTTGAAGGTTGTTCTTTGCTGGATGGCGAGCCTGGCACACCGGATCAACTGCCGCGCATCCGTCTTTTTCTCGATAATCTGTGGGATTATACCGAGGGCAATACGGAGACCTTTAAAGACGAGGTGCGCGTGACCCTGCTGCATGAGCTGGGGCACTATCTGGGCTATGACGAAGAGCAGGTGGAAGAACGCGGACTGGGCTGA